From one Methanomassiliicoccales archaeon genomic stretch:
- a CDS encoding helix-hairpin-helix domain-containing protein encodes MDMDDKESIMQELRSIPIVGEKVAEPLYLLGIRSVKELVDRSPEDMYGELRTMKGYYVEPCMLNQFKVAVSMAAKMK; translated from the coding sequence ATGGATATGGATGATAAGGAATCGATCATGCAGGAACTGCGCAGCATCCCCATCGTGGGAGAGAAGGTAGCGGAACCATTGTACCTTCTAGGTATAAGATCGGTCAAGGAACTGGTGGATAGGTCCCCCGAAGATATGTATGGTGAGTTACGCACCATGAAGGGCTATTATGTCGAGCCATGCATGCTAAACCAGTTCAAGGTGGCGGTCAGCATGGCCGCCAAGATGAAGTAG